A region from the Acinonyx jubatus isolate Ajub_Pintada_27869175 chromosome C2, VMU_Ajub_asm_v1.0, whole genome shotgun sequence genome encodes:
- the CSTA gene encoding cystatin-A, protein MIPGGLSEAKPATPEIQEIANEVKPQLEEKTNETYQKFEAIEYKTQVVAGINYYIKVQVGDNRYIHIKVFKGLPVQDSSLTLTGYQTGKSEDDELTGF, encoded by the exons ATGATACCTGGAGGCTTAAGTGAAGCCAAACCTGCCACTCCAGAAATCCAAGAGATTGCTAACGAG GTTAAACCTCAgcttgaagaaaaaacaaatgagactTACCAAAAATTTGAAGCTATAGAGTACAAAACTCAAGTGGTTGCCGGAATAAATTACTACATTAAG gtGCAAGTAGGTGATAATAGATATATTCACATTAAAGTATTCAAAGGTCTTCCAGTACAAGATTCATCTTTGACACTTACTGGTTACCAGACTGGCAAAAGCGAGGACGATGAGCTGACAGGCTTTTAG